The following coding sequences lie in one Sphingomonas sp. M1-B02 genomic window:
- a CDS encoding M13 family metallopeptidase yields MRILLLATTILATPLAALAQTTPAPAPAAPAPQTGAPDKPTFGTYGFDTAGMDSSVRPGDDFYDYANGTWAKTTPIPADKSNFGSFNLLSDLSQERTQEILKQAQADPTSKIGITYSTYLDTAAIDAKGLAPIQPWLNQIKAVKSKAGLPALYAQAARNGVRSPIGGYVGQDDKEPEVYALSIAQSGLGMPDRDYYLSTDAKLVETKAAYLKHLTNVLTLAGEPNAAARAAAILAFETELAKVHWTRVDSRDSTKTYNKMTVAALAKSAPGYDFKAAFAAAGTPVDSVIVAQPSAITGTAKLIAATPIGVLTDQLMVRSLDSFSDVLPSAFDKEYFAFSGTVLSGTPEQEARWKRGVDFTTGVLSDDVSKLYVAKYFPPETKAAADALVKNVIAAFGERIDQLDWMAPETKAKAHEKLAAFVPKIGYPDRWKDYSSLKIVAGDAFGNNLRANQWSYQDNIAHLGKPLQRWEWGMTPMTVNAYANFGMVEIVFPAAILQPPFFDPKADDAVNYGGIGAVIGHELSHHFDDQGAKYNKEGRLTDWWTPADVAAFKQRTDALVAQYDQYEALPGMKVKGALTLGENTADLAGLTVAYDAYRKSLNGQPAPVIDGTSGDQRFYLGWAQVWRRNYREANLRQRLLTDPHSPSEQRAAVVRNLDPWYSAFAPAPDSKLFLAPAQRVRIW; encoded by the coding sequence ATGCGTATCCTGCTTCTTGCCACCACCATTCTCGCCACGCCGCTCGCCGCTCTGGCCCAGACGACACCCGCGCCTGCCCCCGCCGCGCCTGCGCCGCAGACCGGGGCCCCAGACAAACCCACCTTCGGTACCTATGGCTTCGATACCGCCGGCATGGACAGCTCGGTCCGCCCGGGCGACGATTTCTACGATTATGCCAACGGCACCTGGGCCAAGACCACGCCGATACCTGCCGACAAATCCAATTTCGGCTCGTTCAACCTGCTCTCCGATCTTTCGCAGGAGCGCACGCAGGAAATCCTCAAGCAGGCCCAGGCCGATCCCACTTCGAAGATCGGCATAACCTATTCCACCTATCTCGATACCGCGGCGATCGACGCCAAGGGCCTCGCCCCGATCCAGCCCTGGCTCAACCAGATCAAGGCGGTGAAGTCGAAGGCGGGCCTGCCGGCGCTCTACGCCCAGGCCGCGCGCAACGGCGTCCGCTCGCCGATCGGCGGCTATGTCGGCCAGGACGACAAGGAGCCCGAAGTCTATGCGCTGTCGATCGCCCAATCGGGGCTCGGCATGCCCGATCGCGATTATTATCTCTCGACCGACGCCAAGCTGGTCGAGACCAAGGCCGCCTATCTCAAGCATCTGACCAACGTCCTGACGCTGGCCGGCGAGCCCAACGCCGCCGCCCGCGCCGCGGCGATCCTGGCCTTCGAGACCGAGCTGGCCAAGGTCCACTGGACCCGCGTCGACAGCCGCGATTCGACCAAGACCTATAACAAGATGACCGTCGCGGCGCTGGCGAAGAGCGCCCCCGGCTATGACTTCAAGGCCGCTTTTGCCGCGGCCGGCACTCCGGTCGACAGCGTCATCGTCGCGCAGCCCAGCGCGATCACGGGCACCGCGAAGCTCATCGCCGCGACGCCGATCGGGGTGCTGACCGATCAGCTGATGGTCCGCAGCCTGGATTCCTTCTCGGACGTGTTGCCGAGCGCGTTCGACAAGGAGTATTTCGCATTCTCGGGCACGGTCCTCTCGGGCACGCCCGAGCAGGAAGCCCGCTGGAAGCGCGGCGTCGATTTCACGACCGGCGTGCTGAGCGACGACGTCAGCAAGCTCTACGTCGCCAAATATTTTCCGCCCGAGACCAAGGCCGCGGCCGACGCGCTGGTGAAGAACGTCATCGCCGCATTCGGCGAGCGGATCGACCAGCTCGACTGGATGGCGCCCGAGACCAAGGCCAAGGCGCATGAGAAGCTCGCCGCCTTCGTGCCCAAGATCGGCTATCCCGATCGCTGGAAGGATTATTCGAGCCTCAAGATCGTCGCCGGCGACGCCTTCGGCAACAATCTGCGCGCCAACCAATGGTCCTATCAGGACAATATCGCGCATCTCGGCAAGCCGCTGCAGCGCTGGGAGTGGGGGATGACTCCGATGACGGTGAACGCCTATGCCAATTTCGGCATGGTCGAGATCGTCTTCCCCGCCGCGATCCTCCAGCCGCCCTTCTTCGATCCGAAGGCCGACGACGCGGTCAATTATGGCGGCATCGGCGCCGTGATCGGCCACGAGCTCAGCCACCATTTCGACGATCAGGGCGCGAAGTATAACAAGGAAGGCCGCCTGACCGACTGGTGGACCCCCGCCGACGTCGCCGCCTTCAAGCAGCGCACCGACGCGCTGGTCGCGCAATATGACCAATATGAAGCGCTGCCCGGCATGAAGGTGAAAGGCGCGCTGACCCTCGGCGAGAATACCGCCGATCTCGCCGGCCTGACGGTCGCCTACGACGCCTACAGGAAGTCGCTCAACGGCCAGCCCGCGCCGGTGATCGACGGCACTTCGGGCGATCAGCGCTTCTATCTCGGCTGGGCCCAGGTCTGGCGCCGCAACTATCGCGAGGCGAACCTGCGCCAGCGCCTGCTGACCGATCCGCACAGCCCCAGCGAACAGCGCGCCGCCGTCGTCCGCAACCTCGACCCCTGGTATTCCGCCTTCGCGCCCGCGCCGGATTCAAAGCTGTTTCTCGCGCCGGCGCAGCGCGTAAGGATCTGGTGA
- a CDS encoding DUF2062 domain-containing protein translates to MTQPTRLRRWIDKATPSRESIEGNRWLKPFARRMMHSSLWRFTRRSVPRGVALGMVTGILVPMGQIPASAVLALPFRANIPAAAATTFFTNPITTPPLWIFAYWLGSQFVGEHGAGPQSATVRQGWGEWLLNDAAPTLVTGLVTVTIILALIGYFASALAWRLWIAHKWHKRSRDRAMRAAG, encoded by the coding sequence TTGACCCAGCCGACGCGCCTCCGCCGCTGGATCGACAAGGCGACGCCGAGCCGCGAATCGATCGAGGGCAATCGCTGGCTCAAGCCCTTTGCGCGGCGGATGATGCATTCGTCGCTGTGGCGCTTCACCCGCCGCTCGGTCCCGCGCGGCGTGGCGCTCGGCATGGTGACCGGCATCCTCGTGCCGATGGGCCAGATCCCCGCCTCGGCGGTGCTGGCGCTGCCGTTCCGCGCCAATATCCCCGCGGCGGCGGCGACCACCTTCTTCACCAATCCGATCACCACGCCGCCTTTGTGGATCTTCGCTTACTGGCTGGGATCGCAGTTCGTCGGCGAACATGGCGCGGGGCCGCAATCGGCCACCGTCCGGCAGGGCTGGGGCGAATGGCTGCTCAACGACGCCGCGCCGACTTTGGTCACCGGCCTCGTCACCGTCACGATCATCCTAGCTTTGATCGGCTATTTCGCCAGCGCGCTCGCCTGGCGCCTGTGGATCGCGCACAAATGGCACAAGCGCAGCCGCGATCGGGCGATGCGGGCGGCGGGCTGA